A window of Corallococcus macrosporus DSM 14697 contains these coding sequences:
- a CDS encoding chemotaxis protein CheW — MPGSGGIDWEATRARLARLADLEKEQGALSPEEATALLEARARSLAREPRPEVEPGTLREVVRFKAGGQRYALESRFVLEVARAPELVALPGAPPALRGLTLMHGEVLPVVELAPLFGRPPSDTPGPLLVVGAARAELGVRTEEVEEVTVLAGSELLEPPSSLDDVAGHLVSAADRDGTLILEGEALLGDSRLMFELSDEGAV; from the coding sequence ATGCCGGGGTCCGGCGGAATCGACTGGGAGGCCACGCGCGCGCGGCTGGCGCGGCTGGCCGACCTGGAGAAGGAACAGGGCGCCCTGTCCCCCGAGGAGGCCACGGCGCTGCTGGAGGCCCGCGCCCGGTCGCTCGCGCGCGAGCCCCGGCCCGAGGTGGAGCCCGGCACCCTGCGCGAGGTGGTCCGCTTCAAGGCCGGCGGCCAGCGCTACGCGTTGGAGTCCCGCTTCGTGCTGGAGGTGGCCCGCGCGCCCGAGCTGGTGGCGCTGCCGGGCGCCCCGCCCGCGCTGCGGGGCCTCACGCTGATGCACGGCGAGGTGCTGCCCGTGGTGGAGCTGGCGCCGCTCTTCGGGCGCCCGCCGTCGGACACCCCGGGGCCGCTGCTCGTCGTGGGAGCGGCGCGCGCGGAGCTGGGCGTGCGCACCGAGGAAGTCGAGGAGGTCACCGTGCTGGCGGGCAGCGAGCTGCTGGAGCCGCCCTCCTCCCTGGACGACGTGGCCGGGCACCTCGTGTCCGCGGCCGACAGGGACGGCACGCTGATACTGGAGGGAGAGGCGCTCCTGGGTGACAGTCGCCTCATGTTCGAATTGTCCGACGAAGGAGCAGTATGA
- a CDS encoding PAAR-like domain-containing protein — MVAAFPDVCMSPPPPPAGPVPVPYPNTSFSRDMKQGSKRVTINGKPVMLRDESYYATSPLGNEAATRNFGAGIISHQVTGKTHFISWSMDVQFEGKNVPRHIDLTTSNHGSNANNAVPTPNLARSATSSPGQAAFTACPCCNGPLHENQKDPVTGQPFETIPEMEFYGRIARYRMERRAEMLGILHQVAEGKLPMPPWANKPDAKSGLPVKDNIIRMGDECERDFKKLQELRQKHPNCPNVHNPPDQGCGVHFKVLEPGLAGNTKDGGRWESARTQSIEEWRLKGHAIPRNDKINHMTPADAGGCPYSVQNLVPTNVLKGDCLEIEDTQTRLQNMMPPKSTERKLLFR, encoded by the coding sequence GTGGTGGCGGCCTTCCCGGACGTGTGCATGAGTCCTCCCCCACCGCCAGCGGGGCCGGTACCGGTGCCCTACCCGAACACCTCCTTCTCCCGGGACATGAAGCAGGGCAGCAAGCGCGTCACCATCAACGGCAAGCCCGTCATGCTGAGGGACGAGTCCTATTACGCGACGTCCCCGCTGGGGAATGAGGCCGCCACCCGCAACTTCGGAGCGGGCATCATCTCCCACCAGGTGACAGGGAAGACGCACTTCATCTCCTGGTCGATGGATGTCCAGTTCGAGGGCAAGAATGTCCCGAGGCATATCGACCTCACCACCTCCAACCACGGCAGCAACGCGAACAACGCCGTCCCCACCCCCAACCTCGCGCGGAGCGCCACGAGCAGTCCAGGCCAGGCCGCCTTCACCGCCTGCCCGTGTTGCAACGGGCCGCTGCACGAGAACCAGAAGGACCCGGTGACGGGACAACCCTTTGAGACCATTCCGGAGATGGAGTTCTACGGGCGTATCGCGCGCTACCGGATGGAAAGGCGCGCGGAGATGCTGGGCATCCTCCATCAGGTCGCGGAGGGCAAGCTGCCGATGCCGCCCTGGGCGAACAAGCCCGACGCGAAGTCCGGCCTGCCCGTCAAGGACAACATCATCCGCATGGGGGACGAGTGCGAGCGCGACTTCAAGAAGCTCCAAGAGCTTCGGCAGAAGCACCCCAACTGCCCCAACGTACACAACCCGCCGGACCAGGGGTGCGGTGTTCACTTCAAAGTCCTGGAGCCCGGACTGGCAGGCAACACCAAGGACGGCGGACGCTGGGAGTCAGCCCGAACACAATCAATTGAAGAGTGGCGCCTGAAGGGGCATGCCATTCCCAGGAACGACAAAATAAACCACATGACCCCGGCGGATGCTGGCGGATGCCCTTACTCGGTACAAAACCTCGTTCCCACCAACGTCCTCAAAGGTGACTGCCTGGAAATTGAAGATACCCAGACTCGTCTTCAAAACATGATGCCTCCCAAGAGCACCGAACGTAAGCTGCTATTCCGGTGA
- a CDS encoding CheR family methyltransferase, translating to MNWGPWSHPGYAEVLALVEERAGLVPPSCPASAEEGIARAMARAGLKDFDAYRARLLEAPAALDDLLIELTVGETYFFRTPEHFEHLRGVVLPELRERHGPEHTARMWSAACSSGEEPYSIAALLMSEGWSEHMSVYATDVSRGALARARQAHYGDWSLRGGWADRMRAHLRAEGRRYVLSPEVQKRVRFSYLNLALDTWPSADSGIWKLDVIFCRNVLIYFNRPTIEAVARRLHDALDEGGYLFTGPSDPPLGGLAPLESVLTEWGVFYRRPLAGASLSLPIPAAWTEPPTVAATTAPTWSPSSTGAPGAGTAAHPGIRPPGQPGGTGTMTGRPGAAASPRPGDAGADAPPGKATGPGASPAPERQGRAPSAAALHAARQALSRGHWREAAQHLGALDPDPDTAATAVRALANLDAAAAVYACAEAATRHPLVAGLRYLESLLLLGQGRLADAERAVRQALYLEPTLVVAWLILGRVLRRHGDPAGAVKAWREAEHLCDALPPDAPLPHADGESASRLAEVARGERSRMEAALAAGEELS from the coding sequence GTGAACTGGGGTCCCTGGAGCCATCCGGGTTACGCGGAGGTGCTGGCGCTGGTGGAGGAGCGCGCCGGGCTGGTGCCGCCGAGCTGCCCCGCCTCCGCGGAGGAGGGCATCGCCCGCGCCATGGCCCGGGCCGGGCTCAAGGACTTCGACGCCTACCGCGCGCGGCTCCTGGAAGCGCCCGCCGCGTTGGATGACCTGCTCATCGAGCTCACCGTCGGGGAGACGTACTTCTTCCGCACGCCCGAGCACTTCGAGCACCTGCGCGGCGTCGTGCTCCCGGAGCTGCGCGAGCGCCATGGCCCGGAGCACACCGCGCGGATGTGGAGCGCCGCGTGCTCGTCCGGCGAGGAGCCCTACTCCATCGCCGCCCTGCTGATGAGCGAGGGCTGGAGCGAGCACATGTCCGTGTACGCCACGGACGTGTCGCGCGGCGCGCTCGCCCGGGCCCGGCAGGCCCACTACGGCGACTGGTCCCTGCGCGGCGGCTGGGCGGACCGGATGCGCGCGCACCTGCGCGCCGAGGGACGCCGGTACGTCCTGTCCCCGGAGGTGCAGAAGCGCGTGCGCTTCAGCTACCTCAACCTCGCGCTCGACACCTGGCCGTCCGCGGACAGCGGCATCTGGAAGCTGGACGTCATCTTCTGCCGCAACGTCCTCATCTACTTCAACCGGCCCACCATCGAGGCCGTCGCGCGCCGCCTCCACGACGCGCTGGATGAGGGGGGCTACCTCTTCACCGGCCCGTCGGATCCGCCGCTCGGCGGGCTGGCGCCGCTGGAGTCCGTCCTCACCGAGTGGGGCGTGTTCTACCGCCGCCCTCTGGCCGGGGCCTCGCTCTCCCTGCCCATCCCGGCCGCGTGGACCGAGCCGCCCACCGTCGCCGCGACGACGGCGCCCACGTGGAGCCCGTCCTCCACGGGCGCGCCCGGCGCTGGGACGGCGGCGCATCCCGGCATCCGGCCCCCGGGACAACCTGGCGGCACGGGGACCATGACGGGGCGCCCCGGCGCCGCGGCCTCCCCGCGCCCAGGCGACGCCGGCGCGGACGCTCCCCCTGGGAAGGCGACGGGCCCCGGCGCGTCCCCGGCCCCCGAGCGCCAGGGGCGCGCCCCCAGCGCCGCGGCCCTGCACGCCGCCCGGCAAGCCCTGTCCCGCGGCCACTGGCGCGAGGCGGCCCAGCACCTGGGCGCGCTGGACCCGGACCCGGACACCGCCGCCACGGCCGTGCGCGCGCTGGCGAACCTGGACGCCGCCGCCGCCGTCTACGCCTGCGCCGAGGCCGCCACCCGGCACCCGCTGGTCGCGGGGCTTCGCTACCTGGAGTCCCTGTTGCTCCTGGGACAGGGGCGGCTCGCGGACGCGGAGCGCGCCGTCCGGCAGGCGCTGTACCTGGAGCCCACACTCGTCGTCGCGTGGCTCATCCTGGGGCGCGTGCTACGCAGGCACGGCGACCCGGCCGGCGCCGTGAAGGCCTGGCGCGAGGCGGAGCACCTGTGCGACGCCCTCCCCCCGGACGCGCCGCTCCCCCACGCGGACGGCGAGAGCGCCAGCAGGCTGGCGGAGGTGGCGCGCGGTGAGCGGTCACGCATGGAGGCAGCCCTGGCTGCCGGTGAGGAGCTGAGCTGA
- a CDS encoding methyl-accepting chemotaxis protein, translating into MSIGNRIALGFGLSLLMLLIVAGVSFQGANQLTTSTAGLLKAHENFRIIREVRALLMDAESGQRGYILAGEEAYLVPYREAVATLRDDMARLREAMADHPAQRARLNRLEPVVSQRLERLDEGIRLRREQGLEAGARYIQGGQGKEIMAQVKTIIDEMLVAEQERWDEYSDAAREMAQRILWVLGIGTLLGLLIVGGGSYLITRGITTPLRALMVGAEQLGRGKLEHRIEVKGQDETAQLARAFNDMAEKRQQNEVQLEKESEQREHTLRTVAEFVNQLAGASAEILSSTTEQVAGAQEQGSAVTETVSTIEEITKTSEEAAGRARAVSDSARHAEEVGRSGRRAVEEAVGAMGAVREQVESIASRILALAEQAQAIGDIITTVNDISEQTHMLALNASIEASRAGEHGRGFAVVASEVKALADQSKKATGQVRQILGQIQKATHGAVMTTEEGTKSVATATRVVSEAGSNIQTLSDLLAQASLTAAQIAASANQQATGIGQIRQAMHDVNQATQQALISSRQTERAMQDLNGMGQKLKGLLGEYGR; encoded by the coding sequence ATGAGCATCGGGAACCGCATCGCACTCGGCTTCGGACTGTCGCTGCTGATGTTGCTCATCGTGGCGGGCGTGTCCTTCCAGGGCGCCAACCAGCTCACGACGAGCACCGCGGGGCTGCTGAAGGCCCATGAGAACTTCCGCATCATCCGCGAGGTGCGCGCGCTGCTGATGGACGCCGAGTCCGGCCAGCGCGGCTACATCCTCGCCGGGGAGGAGGCCTACCTGGTGCCCTACCGCGAGGCCGTGGCGACGCTCCGGGACGACATGGCCCGGCTGCGCGAGGCCATGGCGGACCACCCCGCCCAGCGGGCCCGGCTCAACCGGCTGGAGCCCGTGGTGTCGCAGCGCCTGGAGCGGCTGGACGAGGGCATCCGCCTCCGCCGGGAGCAGGGCCTGGAGGCCGGCGCGCGGTACATCCAGGGCGGCCAGGGCAAGGAAATCATGGCCCAGGTGAAGACCATCATCGACGAGATGCTGGTGGCCGAGCAGGAGCGCTGGGACGAGTACTCCGACGCCGCGCGGGAGATGGCCCAGCGCATCCTCTGGGTGCTGGGCATCGGCACGCTGCTGGGCCTGCTCATCGTCGGCGGGGGCAGCTACCTCATCACCCGCGGCATCACCACGCCGCTGCGCGCGCTCATGGTGGGCGCCGAGCAGCTCGGGCGCGGGAAGCTGGAGCACCGCATCGAGGTGAAGGGCCAGGACGAGACGGCCCAGCTCGCGCGCGCGTTCAACGACATGGCGGAGAAGCGCCAGCAGAACGAGGTCCAGCTGGAGAAGGAGTCCGAGCAGCGCGAGCACACGCTCCGCACCGTGGCCGAGTTCGTCAACCAGCTCGCCGGCGCCAGCGCCGAAATCCTCTCCAGCACCACCGAGCAGGTGGCCGGGGCCCAGGAGCAGGGCAGCGCGGTGACGGAGACGGTGAGCACCATCGAGGAAATCACCAAGACGTCCGAGGAGGCCGCCGGCCGCGCCCGCGCGGTGAGCGACTCCGCCCGCCACGCCGAGGAGGTGGGCCGCAGCGGCCGCCGCGCCGTGGAGGAGGCGGTGGGCGCCATGGGCGCGGTGCGCGAGCAGGTGGAGTCCATCGCCTCGCGCATCCTCGCCCTGGCCGAGCAGGCCCAGGCCATTGGCGACATCATCACCACCGTCAACGACATCTCCGAGCAGACGCACATGCTGGCGCTCAACGCCTCCATCGAGGCCAGCCGCGCCGGCGAGCACGGCCGCGGCTTCGCGGTGGTGGCCTCCGAGGTGAAGGCCCTGGCGGACCAGTCCAAGAAGGCCACCGGCCAGGTGCGCCAGATTCTGGGGCAAATCCAGAAGGCCACCCACGGCGCGGTGATGACCACCGAGGAGGGCACCAAGAGCGTGGCCACCGCCACCCGCGTGGTGTCCGAGGCGGGCAGCAACATCCAGACGCTGTCGGACCTGCTGGCCCAGGCCTCGCTGACGGCGGCGCAGATTGCCGCCTCCGCCAACCAGCAGGCCACCGGCATCGGGCAGATTCGCCAGGCCATGCATGACGTGAACCAGGCCACGCAGCAGGCCCTCATCTCGTCGCGGCAGACCGAGCGCGCCATGCAGGACCTCAACGGCATGGGCCAGAAGCTCAAGGGGCTGCTGGGAGAGTACGGGCGCTGA
- a CDS encoding chemotaxis protein CheW yields MSPAPTEVLLFTLNGQRYGLPAPDVRELVRAARLTPLPRSPAVVEGLLDLRGELLPVLDLRLRFRHPPRALSPMDHFIVAAAGARSVVLRVDRAEGLRVLTPDEWDPTPRELPGVGYVAGAVKLKDGLVLVHDLRTFLSEAEALELDAAMATPLEPEPA; encoded by the coding sequence ATGAGCCCCGCACCCACGGAGGTGCTGCTGTTCACCCTGAACGGCCAGCGCTACGGACTGCCCGCACCCGACGTGCGCGAGCTGGTACGCGCGGCGCGCCTGACGCCCCTGCCCCGCTCGCCCGCCGTGGTGGAGGGCCTGTTGGACTTGCGGGGCGAGCTGTTGCCGGTGCTGGACCTGCGGCTGCGCTTCCGCCACCCGCCCCGCGCGCTGTCCCCCATGGACCACTTCATCGTGGCCGCCGCGGGCGCCCGGAGCGTCGTGCTGCGGGTGGACCGCGCCGAGGGCCTGCGCGTCCTCACGCCGGACGAGTGGGACCCCACGCCACGCGAGCTGCCCGGCGTGGGCTACGTGGCGGGCGCCGTGAAGCTGAAGGACGGGCTCGTCCTGGTCCATGACCTGCGCACCTTCCTGTCCGAGGCCGAGGCCCTGGAGCTGGACGCCGCCATGGCCACGCCGCTGGAGCCGGAGCCCGCGTGA